The Deltaproteobacteria bacterium genome has a segment encoding these proteins:
- a CDS encoding serine/threonine-protein kinase PknK translates to MGGAGGGGVATDFDADTDVALDGDERFEVLGRLGRGGMGVVYRVYDRERGAVVALKVLRKVDPVAIYRFKREFRTISEISHPNLVSLYELVNRGDQWMFTMELVDGCDLRSYVRGPDPEPAVATPTATIGDTAPTQARPSAATPARPGVGPLTDEAQFERLRAAALQLARGLVALHRAGHLHRDVKPSNVMVARDGRVVLLDFGIVRDIQPQPGDDVVVGTPAYMAPEQAAGGELSEASDWYSVGVVLFEVLTGRRPAPTATPAADPGVRRGLAAALTRLAPAAPPDLQLLCLDLLERDPALRPSGAEVLERLGDADAPGDSAPMRLAVPPDDAPLIGRDRERAVLRDAFAATRSGAQRTVLVAGESGMGKTALVRAFLREVGREDRAIVLAGRCYERESVPHKAVDSLVDALAQRLLALPPSDVRDVVPPDAGALAKLFPVLSRVPVFSRALRRIPAVMDVAVMRRKAFSAFRELLTRLARRGPLVLYIDDVQWGDADSAALLVDVIQPPAPPPVLLIVSFRAEEADQSAFLRALAKAPVSPTIVQVPPLSPDDARALAAALAERGGGLPGAVDVAGIARESGGSPFFVGELVRHMLEVRGGPAAAVFSGVERGVSLRDVLGARLADLEDTHRRLLAAIAVAGEPIPQAVARRAAGVGDSAAVALVELRNRHLVRTRGPRDDDAVETYHDRVREAVVGALSVTDRRALHRELALALERAGADAETLARHWAGAGERERAARLCVVAADAAAESLAFDRAAALLRRAIELRPLAGADGAALYDKLGTYLANAGRGAEASDAFLAATRGVDEQTAVDYRLRAAEQALRAGSIEQGMELLRGVMESIGDRLPRTRRGALFRLAQARLRLRLRGLDFEERPADQVDPVARRRLEIAWTAASALAMCDPVLGAYFQARHLVSALEQGAPGHASCALSIEACYASLRGFKTRARAELIASRGREIAERLGDPKALMWADAAEGLIAFATEQWRRSLSCIERCEQIVRDRLPGSAYELHGAMMFRVFALFYLGSAAELARSVPERLQEARDRGDAYAVMNLSSGLANVAWLVVDEPDTARDLAEQTRRGLRHDGFYLQHYWDLFARCQIRLYQGYGEAAWREIEQRWNALRASRLLSIHMVRLEALHLRARCAVAAAAAGDPAAIRTATAAARQLERAGTRCSRALAALVRAGLADVAGDADAAVRALRDAIGRCRSADLPGYEAAAARRLGALLGGDEGRDYAERAQRWFRRERIANPERFAALLLPPGR, encoded by the coding sequence GTGGGAGGCGCCGGCGGAGGCGGAGTAGCCACGGACTTCGATGCCGACACGGACGTCGCGCTCGATGGCGACGAGCGGTTCGAAGTGCTCGGGCGGCTGGGCCGCGGCGGGATGGGGGTGGTCTATCGCGTCTACGACCGCGAGCGCGGCGCCGTGGTGGCGCTCAAGGTGTTGCGCAAGGTCGACCCGGTCGCGATCTACCGCTTCAAGCGAGAGTTCCGCACGATCTCGGAGATCTCGCATCCGAATCTCGTGAGCCTCTACGAGCTGGTCAACCGCGGCGATCAGTGGATGTTCACGATGGAGCTGGTCGACGGCTGCGACCTGCGCAGCTACGTGCGCGGCCCCGATCCGGAACCCGCGGTCGCCACGCCGACGGCGACCATCGGCGACACCGCGCCGACGCAGGCGAGGCCATCGGCTGCGACTCCGGCGCGCCCCGGCGTCGGGCCGCTCACCGACGAGGCACAGTTCGAGCGTCTGCGCGCCGCGGCGCTCCAGCTCGCGCGCGGGCTCGTGGCGCTGCACCGCGCGGGCCATCTGCACCGGGACGTCAAGCCGTCCAACGTCATGGTCGCGCGGGACGGGCGCGTCGTGCTGCTCGACTTCGGCATCGTGCGCGACATCCAGCCGCAGCCGGGCGACGACGTCGTGGTGGGCACGCCGGCGTACATGGCCCCGGAACAGGCGGCCGGCGGCGAGCTGTCCGAGGCCAGCGACTGGTACAGCGTCGGCGTCGTGTTGTTTGAGGTGCTCACGGGCCGGCGGCCCGCGCCGACGGCCACGCCGGCGGCGGATCCAGGCGTTCGCCGGGGGCTCGCGGCGGCGCTCACCCGGCTCGCGCCGGCGGCACCGCCGGACCTGCAGCTTCTGTGCCTCGACCTGCTCGAGCGCGACCCGGCGCTGCGCCCGTCGGGCGCGGAGGTGCTCGAACGCCTCGGCGATGCCGACGCCCCCGGTGACTCGGCGCCGATGCGCCTCGCGGTCCCTCCCGACGATGCGCCATTGATCGGCCGCGACCGGGAACGGGCCGTGCTGCGGGATGCGTTCGCCGCGACGCGCTCGGGGGCGCAGCGCACGGTGCTGGTCGCCGGCGAGTCCGGCATGGGCAAGACCGCGCTCGTGCGCGCGTTCTTGCGCGAGGTGGGACGCGAAGACCGCGCCATCGTCCTGGCCGGTCGCTGCTACGAGCGGGAATCCGTCCCGCACAAGGCGGTCGACAGCCTGGTCGACGCGCTCGCCCAGCGGCTGCTGGCGCTGCCGCCGAGCGACGTGCGCGACGTCGTCCCGCCCGACGCGGGCGCGCTGGCGAAACTGTTCCCGGTGCTGAGCCGCGTGCCGGTGTTTTCGCGCGCGCTGCGCCGCATCCCGGCGGTGATGGACGTCGCGGTGATGCGCCGCAAGGCGTTCTCGGCGTTCCGCGAGTTGCTCACGCGGCTGGCGCGGCGCGGGCCGCTCGTGCTGTACATCGACGACGTCCAGTGGGGCGACGCCGACTCGGCGGCTCTGCTCGTCGACGTGATCCAGCCGCCGGCCCCGCCGCCGGTTCTGTTGATCGTCAGCTTTCGCGCCGAGGAGGCCGATCAGAGCGCGTTTCTACGCGCGCTGGCGAAGGCGCCGGTGTCGCCGACGATCGTGCAGGTTCCGCCCCTGTCGCCGGACGATGCGCGCGCTCTGGCCGCCGCACTCGCCGAGCGCGGCGGCGGGCTGCCCGGCGCGGTCGACGTCGCCGGCATCGCGCGCGAGTCCGGCGGCTCGCCGTTTTTCGTCGGCGAACTCGTGCGCCACATGCTGGAGGTCCGGGGCGGTCCGGCGGCTGCGGTGTTTTCCGGGGTCGAACGGGGCGTGAGCTTGCGCGACGTCCTCGGCGCGCGACTCGCCGATCTCGAGGACACCCACCGGCGGCTGCTGGCGGCCATTGCGGTCGCCGGCGAGCCGATCCCGCAGGCGGTGGCGCGGCGCGCGGCGGGGGTCGGCGACTCCGCGGCGGTCGCGCTGGTCGAGCTGCGCAACCGCCATCTCGTGCGCACGCGGGGACCGCGCGACGACGACGCGGTCGAGACGTACCACGACCGGGTGCGCGAGGCGGTCGTCGGCGCGCTGTCGGTGACGGACAGGCGCGCCCTGCATCGGGAGCTGGCGCTCGCGCTGGAGCGGGCGGGCGCGGACGCCGAGACGCTCGCGCGGCACTGGGCGGGCGCGGGCGAACGCGAGCGCGCCGCGCGGCTGTGCGTCGTGGCGGCCGACGCCGCGGCCGAATCGCTCGCGTTCGACCGCGCGGCGGCGCTGCTGCGGCGCGCCATCGAGCTGCGGCCGCTGGCCGGCGCCGACGGGGCGGCGCTGTACGACAAGCTCGGCACGTATCTGGCGAACGCCGGCCGCGGCGCCGAGGCCTCCGACGCGTTCCTCGCCGCAACGCGCGGAGTCGACGAGCAGACCGCGGTCGACTACCGATTGCGCGCGGCGGAGCAGGCGCTGCGGGCCGGTTCGATCGAGCAGGGGATGGAGCTTCTGCGCGGCGTGATGGAATCGATCGGCGACCGGCTGCCGCGCACGCGGCGGGGCGCGCTGTTTCGGCTGGCGCAGGCGCGGCTGCGGCTGAGGCTGCGCGGGCTCGATTTCGAGGAGCGGCCCGCGGACCAGGTGGATCCGGTCGCGCGGCGGCGGCTCGAGATCGCGTGGACGGCGGCGTCGGCGCTCGCGATGTGCGACCCGGTGCTCGGCGCATACTTTCAGGCGCGCCATCTGGTGTCCGCGCTCGAGCAGGGGGCGCCGGGGCACGCGTCGTGCGCGCTGTCGATCGAGGCGTGTTACGCGTCGCTTCGCGGGTTCAAGACGCGCGCCCGGGCCGAGTTGATCGCGTCGCGCGGGCGGGAGATCGCCGAGCGGCTCGGCGACCCGAAGGCGCTGATGTGGGCGGATGCGGCCGAGGGGTTGATCGCGTTTGCGACCGAACAATGGCGGCGGTCGTTGTCGTGCATCGAGCGGTGCGAGCAGATCGTGCGCGACCGGCTGCCGGGCAGCGCGTACGAGCTGCACGGTGCGATGATGTTCCGCGTGTTCGCGCTGTTCTACCTGGGCAGCGCGGCCGAGTTGGCGCGCTCGGTACCCGAGCGGCTGCAAGAGGCGCGCGATCGGGGAGACGCGTACGCGGTGATGAACCTCAGCTCGGGACTCGCCAACGTCGCCTGGCTCGTCGTCGATGAACCGGATACGGCGCGCGATCTGGCCGAGCAGACGCGCCGCGGATTGCGGCACGATGGGTTCTATCTACAACATTATTGGGACCTGTTCGCACGCTGTCAGATTCGCCTCTATCAAGGGTACGGCGAGGCGGCGTGGCGCGAGATCGAGCAGCGGTGGAACGCATTGCGCGCATCGCGGCTGCTGTCGATCCACATGGTGCGGCTCGAGGCACTGCACCTGCGCGCGCGTTGCGCGGTGGCGGCGGCCGCTGCCGGTGACCCGGCGGCGATCCGCACGGCGACGGCCGCCGCGCGCCAGCTCGAGCGCGCGGGCACGCGCTGTTCGCGTGCGCTGGCCGCGCTGGTGCGCGCCGGTCTCGCCGACGTCGCCGGCGACGCCGACGCGGCGGTGCGCGCGCTGCGCGACGCGATCGGGCGGTGCCGGTCGGCCGACCTGCCTGGCTACGAGGCGGCGGCGGCCCGGCGGCTGGGCGCGCTGCTCGGCGGCGACGAGGGCCGCGACTACGCCGAGCGCGCCCAGCGGTGGTTTCGGCGCGAACGGATCGCGAATCCCGAGCGATTCGCCGCACTCCTGTTGCCGCCGGGGCGGTGA
- a CDS encoding DUF4440 domain-containing protein → MSVRRRCRNEIEQLHQFFTDWFTGVVRDSDANFARVAGVLADDFVLVSPDGRVYDRASILSVIRRGHGRRAPDAFLISVDSFDVRCADGALCVATYRERQRIEGDDTCRISTAVFRERPLTPNGVQWVHLHETWEAPAEAE, encoded by the coding sequence ATGTCGGTGCGGCGCCGGTGTCGGAACGAGATCGAACAACTCCACCAGTTCTTCACCGACTGGTTCACCGGGGTCGTACGGGATTCGGACGCCAACTTTGCGCGCGTCGCCGGCGTGCTGGCCGACGACTTCGTGCTCGTGTCCCCGGACGGCCGCGTGTACGACCGCGCGTCGATCTTGTCCGTCATCCGGCGGGGGCATGGTCGGCGCGCGCCTGATGCGTTTTTGATTTCGGTCGATTCGTTCGACGTGCGGTGCGCGGACGGGGCGCTGTGCGTCGCGACCTACCGCGAGCGGCAACGAATCGAGGGCGACGACACGTGCAGGATTTCGACGGCGGTGTTCCGCGAACGTCCACTGACGCCGAACGGCGTACAGTGGGTTCACTTGCACGAGACGTGGGAGGCGCCGGCGGAGGCGGAGTAG
- a CDS encoding aldehyde dehydrogenase, with protein MASLQSINPATGEVVGEVEITPVARIPELVARARNAQPAWGDLGPRGRADVLAQVADRIIDRSKSLGRLLTMEMGKPVREAVGEIRSCGGDHLRAELDDMVDALAPEVVDDARTRSVVYRDPLGVCAAITPWNFPFAMPHWMVMPALMAGNAVILKPSEETPLIGQAYADLLNEVLPPGVLQVVHGADDQGKALVAADVDLIAFTGSREAGKHILAAASRRLARVVLELGGKDPLIVLRDADVGRAAKFAAQNSFRNAGQVCVSTERIYVDCAVADAFLDKLIAETRRLTVGNGLDEDTQIGPMINARQRDHVVSQVRDAIERGATVAFGGGGDPDGNFLQPTILVGVTHDMAIAVDETFGPVACVTVVDDEDEAVALANDSRFGLGAVVFGEPDHAARVARRLDAGMIGINRGCGGARGTPWVGAKESGYGYHSSRDGHRQFAQTRVVSTSK; from the coding sequence ATGGCGAGCCTTCAGTCGATCAACCCCGCCACCGGCGAAGTCGTCGGCGAAGTCGAGATCACGCCGGTCGCGCGCATTCCCGAACTCGTTGCACGCGCACGCAACGCGCAGCCCGCGTGGGGCGACCTCGGGCCGCGCGGTCGCGCCGACGTGCTCGCCCAGGTCGCGGACCGGATCATCGACCGATCGAAGTCGCTCGGCCGACTGCTCACGATGGAGATGGGCAAGCCGGTACGCGAAGCCGTCGGCGAGATTCGATCCTGCGGCGGCGACCATCTACGCGCCGAACTCGACGACATGGTCGACGCGCTGGCGCCAGAGGTCGTCGACGACGCGCGCACCCGGTCGGTGGTCTATCGCGACCCACTCGGCGTGTGCGCGGCGATCACCCCGTGGAACTTCCCGTTCGCGATGCCGCACTGGATGGTGATGCCGGCGCTGATGGCCGGCAACGCGGTGATCCTCAAGCCGAGTGAGGAAACGCCGCTCATCGGCCAGGCGTATGCCGACCTGCTCAACGAAGTGCTGCCGCCCGGCGTGCTCCAGGTCGTGCACGGCGCCGACGACCAGGGCAAGGCGCTCGTCGCGGCCGACGTCGACCTGATCGCGTTTACCGGCTCGCGCGAGGCAGGCAAGCACATCCTCGCCGCGGCGAGCCGGCGCCTTGCGCGCGTGGTGCTCGAACTCGGCGGCAAGGATCCGCTCATCGTGTTGCGCGATGCCGACGTCGGACGCGCGGCGAAGTTTGCGGCGCAAAACAGCTTTCGCAACGCAGGCCAGGTCTGCGTGAGCACCGAGCGCATCTACGTGGACTGCGCGGTCGCCGATGCGTTCCTTGACAAGTTGATCGCCGAGACTCGCCGGCTCACCGTCGGCAACGGACTGGATGAAGACACGCAGATCGGTCCGATGATCAACGCGAGGCAGCGCGACCACGTCGTGTCGCAAGTGCGCGATGCGATCGAACGGGGTGCCACCGTTGCGTTCGGCGGCGGCGGCGACCCGGACGGCAACTTCCTGCAGCCGACGATCCTCGTCGGCGTCACCCACGACATGGCGATCGCCGTGGACGAAACCTTCGGACCGGTGGCGTGCGTCACCGTCGTCGACGACGAAGACGAGGCGGTGGCGCTCGCGAACGACTCGCGGTTCGGCCTCGGCGCGGTCGTTTTCGGCGAACCGGACCACGCCGCCCGCGTCGCCCGCCGGCTCGACGCCGGCATGATCGGGATCAATCGCGGCTGCGGCGGCGCGCGCGGCACGCCGTGGGTCGGCGCGAAAGAAAGCGGCTACGGGTATCACTCGTCCCGCGACGGGCACCGCCAGTTCGCGCAGACGCGCGTGGTGAGCACGTCGAAGTAG